From one Doryrhamphus excisus isolate RoL2022-K1 chromosome 9, RoL_Dexc_1.0, whole genome shotgun sequence genomic stretch:
- the pla1a gene encoding phospholipase A1 member A isoform X1, which translates to MSWTDNTVVLSRLLLSCLLLLLLLLHFPLLLEGSDQWQQEERCAELSNTTWQQYRRQRLQLRVRYLLLTRHNPECALTLEQESLGKAQQRRFNASKPTKVIIHGYRARGSKPSWAQELARVLLGVQDANVLVVDWVYGASFAYNVAVENYKEVAVQISVLINLLQKQGCALESFHFIGVSLGAHVAGFVGTLFQGRIGRITALDPAGPMFKGADTFDRLDPSDAQFVDAIHTDSDYFGISIPVGHVDFFLNGGQDQTGCTRSRFASMYGYVICDHMRALHVYMSALNASCRLTGIPCSSYDNFLRGRCVNCDAFKGQCPTIGLSEKCGISGSPVPSEQKLFLLTTSLPPFCAHHILLVMEVSALSTSAQVEVTLTTGNLATQQLLRLQADKSTYRSVLAHPVALCEIHSITLRNTGARFYRQSDVHVKSVCLSHIASITREEPLCVNNINVRRGTPWSHDLVQVCGPF; encoded by the exons ATGTCCTGGACTGATAACACCGTCGTCCTTTCCCGTCTCCTCCTGTcctgtctcctcctcctcctcctcctcctccacttcccGCTCCTGCTGGAAG GTTCCGACCAATGGCAGCAGGAGGAGCGTTGCGCCGAGCTCAGCAACACCACGTGGCAGCAGTACCGCCGGCAGCGCCTCCAGCTGCGGGTCCGATACCTGCTGCTGACCCGCCACAACCCCGAGTGCGCCCTGACCCTTGAGCAGGAGTCTCTGGGCAAAGCGCAGCAGAGGCGCTTTAACGCGTCCAAGCCCACCAAGGTCATCATACACGGATACAG GGCACGAGGCAGCAAGCCGTCGTGGGCCCAAGAGCTGGCCCGGGTCCTGCTGGGGGTGCAGGATGCCAACGTCCTGGTGGTGGACTGGGTCTACGGCGCCTCCTTCGCCTACAACGTGGCGGTGGAGAACTACAAGGAGGTGGCGGTGCAGATCTCCGTGCTCATCAACCTGCTGCAG AAACAAGGATGCGCGCTGGAGTCCTTCCACTTCATCGGGGTCAGTTTGGGGGCGCACGTGGCCGGCTTTGTGGGGACTCTCTTCCAGGGGAGGATCGGGAGGATCACCG CTCTGGACCCGGCTGGACCCATGTTCAAAGGAGCCGACACGTTCGACCGCCTGGACCCGTCTGACGCTCAGTTTGTGGACGCCATCCACACAGACTCTGACT ATTTTGGCATCTCCATCCCCGTCGGCCATGTTGACTTCTTCCTCAATGGCGGCCAGGACCAAACGGGATGCACACGCTCCCGCTTCGCCTCCA TGTACGGCTATGTCATCTGTGACCACATGAGGGCGCTGCACGTCTACATGAGCGCCCTGAACGCCTCCTGCCGGCTGACGGGGATCCCCTGCTCCAGTTACGACAACTTCCTGAGGGGGCGCTGCGTCAACTGTGACGCCTTCAAGGGGCAGTGCCCCACCATTG GCTTATCTGAAAAGTGCGGGATCAGCGGTTCTCCCGTTCCCAGCGAGCAGAAGCTGTTCCTCCTGACCACGTCCCTGCCGCCTTTCTGTG CCCACCACATCCTGCTGGTCATGGAGGTCTCCGCCCTGAGTACAAGCGCCCAAGTGGAAGTCACGCTGACGACCGGCAACCTGGCCACCCAGCAGCTACTCCGGCT TCAGGCGGATAAGAGCACGTACAGAAGCGTGCTGGCTCACCCCGTGGCGCTGTGCGAGATCCACTCCATCACGCTGAGGAACACCGGCGCTCGCTTCTACAGGCAGAGCGACGTCCACGTCaagtccgtctgtctgtcccaCATCGCCTCCATCAC GCGCGAGGAGCCGCTGTGCGTCAACAACATCAACGTCAGGCGAGGGACTccctggtcacatgacttggtgCAGGTGTGCGGCCCCTTCTGA
- the LOC131136320 gene encoding cytochrome c oxidase copper chaperone: protein MSTVSAASVEPPSVSQGGEVKKPLRPCCACPETKKVRDACIIEKGEEECTALIEAHKDCMRQLGFKI from the exons ATGTCGACCGTGTCTGCCGCCAGCGTGGAGCCGCCATCCGTGAGCCAGGGCGGCGAGGTGAAGAAGCCGCTGAGGCCGTGCTGCGCTTGTCCTGAAACCAAGAAAGTCAGAGATGCATG CATCATTGAGAAGGGGGAAGAGGAATGCACGGCGCTGATTGAGGCTCACAAAGATTGCATGAGGCAGCTTGGATTCAAGATTTAA
- the popdc2 gene encoding popeye domain-containing 2 isoform X1: MSGEDWTLLDRLFSAPVCNGWSNDTEGAIYHLGNTMLFLGYMGGSGAYGCLFIFGFLTPSFLCLTLWGWLTVCGLDVATWNLLLLLACLGQICHLLYRLHQEGLPGEEMNALYQDVYLPLGVPVQVFKEIAAAFENKVLEMKAGETYAVEGKTPIEQLSFLLSGRINVSLEGQFLHYIHPHQFLDSPEWESLRPNEEGKFQVTLTAEEDSRYISWRRRRLFSLLSKERYVARLFSVMLGFDIAEKLYNLNNKLYIKSGVLLDIRLPSLYHVLAPSSQSSDDGGGPPKEPQGQAPAPQRWELDQSHPSQPRPQGQEKTSVDEPPQQEHLQNPWVSDPEMPSGEDSTSLVLEDFADVAGSLMDYGSERDYLR, translated from the exons ATGAGCGGGGAGGACTGGACCCTGCTGGACCGCTTGTTCTCCGCTCCGGTCTGCAACGGCTGGAGCAACGACACAGAGGGTGCCATCTACCACCTGGGCAACACCATGCTCTTCCTGGGCTACATGGGGGGCAGCGGGGCCTACGGCTGCCTCTTCATCTTCGGCTTCCTCACCCCCTCCTTCCTGTGCCTGACCCTGTGGGGCTGGCTGACCGTGTGCGGCCTGGACGTCGCCACCTGGAACCTGCTCCTGCTGCTGGCCTGCCTGGGCCAGATCTGCCACCTCCTGTACCGCCTGCACCAGGAGGGCCTCCCCGGCGAGGAGATGAACGCCCTCTACCAGGACGTCTACCTGCCGCTGGGCGTGCCCGTCCAGGTCTTTAAGGAGATAGCGGCCGCCTTCGAGAACAAGGTGCTGGAGATGAAGGCTGGGGAGACGTACGCCGTGGAAGGCAAGACGCCCATCGAGCAGCTTTCCTTCTTGCTGTCTGGGAG GATCAACGTATCTCTGGAGGGTCAGTTCCTGCACTACATCCACCCGCACCAGTTCCTGGACTCCCCCGAGTGGGAGTCTCTGAGGCCCAACGAGGAGGGAAAGTTCCAG GTCACACTGACAGCAGAGGAAGACTCCCGCTACATTTCctggcgccgccgccgcctcttCTCGCTGCTCTCCAAGGAGCGCTACGTGGCCCGTCTCTTCTCCGTCATGCTGGGCTTCGACATCGCAGAGAAGCTCTACAACCTCAACAACAAGCTCTACATCAAGAGCGGCGTGCTGCTGGACATCCGCCTGCCCAGCCTCTACCACGTGCTGGCGCCCTCCTCGCAGAGCAGCGACGACGGCGGCGGCCCCCCAAAAGAGCCTCAGGGTCAAGCACCGGCCCCGCAGAGGTGGGAACTCGACCAGTCTCACCCTTCCCAGCCACGGCCCCAGGGACAAGAGAAGACCTCCGTGGACGAACCCCCCCAACAGGAGCACCTCCAGAACCCGTGGGTGTCGGACCCCGAGATGCCCTCCGGTGAGGACTCCACCAGCCTGGTCCTGGAGGACTTTGCTGATGTGGCGGGCTCCCTAATGGACTATGGCAGTGAGAGGGATTATTTGCGGTAA
- the pla1a gene encoding phospholipase A1 member A isoform X2, translating to MSWTDNTVVLSRLLLSCLLLLLLLLHFPLLLEGSDQWQQEERCAELSNTTWQQYRRQRLQLRVRYLLLTRHNPECALTLEQESLGKAQQRRFNASKPTKVIIHGYRARGSKPSWAQELARVLLGVQDANVLVVDWVYGASFAYNVAVENYKEVAVQISVLINLLQKQGCALESFHFIGVSLGAHVAGFVGTLFQGRIGRITALDPAGPMFKGADTFDRLDPSDAQFVDAIHTDSDYFGISIPVGHVDFFLNGGQDQTGCTRSRFASMYGYVICDHMRALHVYMSALNASCRLTGIPCSSYDNFLRGRCVNCDAFKGQCPTIGLSEKCGISGSPVPSEQKLFLLTTSLPPFCAHHILLVMEVSALSTSAQVEVTLTTGNLATQQLLRL from the exons ATGTCCTGGACTGATAACACCGTCGTCCTTTCCCGTCTCCTCCTGTcctgtctcctcctcctcctcctcctcctccacttcccGCTCCTGCTGGAAG GTTCCGACCAATGGCAGCAGGAGGAGCGTTGCGCCGAGCTCAGCAACACCACGTGGCAGCAGTACCGCCGGCAGCGCCTCCAGCTGCGGGTCCGATACCTGCTGCTGACCCGCCACAACCCCGAGTGCGCCCTGACCCTTGAGCAGGAGTCTCTGGGCAAAGCGCAGCAGAGGCGCTTTAACGCGTCCAAGCCCACCAAGGTCATCATACACGGATACAG GGCACGAGGCAGCAAGCCGTCGTGGGCCCAAGAGCTGGCCCGGGTCCTGCTGGGGGTGCAGGATGCCAACGTCCTGGTGGTGGACTGGGTCTACGGCGCCTCCTTCGCCTACAACGTGGCGGTGGAGAACTACAAGGAGGTGGCGGTGCAGATCTCCGTGCTCATCAACCTGCTGCAG AAACAAGGATGCGCGCTGGAGTCCTTCCACTTCATCGGGGTCAGTTTGGGGGCGCACGTGGCCGGCTTTGTGGGGACTCTCTTCCAGGGGAGGATCGGGAGGATCACCG CTCTGGACCCGGCTGGACCCATGTTCAAAGGAGCCGACACGTTCGACCGCCTGGACCCGTCTGACGCTCAGTTTGTGGACGCCATCCACACAGACTCTGACT ATTTTGGCATCTCCATCCCCGTCGGCCATGTTGACTTCTTCCTCAATGGCGGCCAGGACCAAACGGGATGCACACGCTCCCGCTTCGCCTCCA TGTACGGCTATGTCATCTGTGACCACATGAGGGCGCTGCACGTCTACATGAGCGCCCTGAACGCCTCCTGCCGGCTGACGGGGATCCCCTGCTCCAGTTACGACAACTTCCTGAGGGGGCGCTGCGTCAACTGTGACGCCTTCAAGGGGCAGTGCCCCACCATTG GCTTATCTGAAAAGTGCGGGATCAGCGGTTCTCCCGTTCCCAGCGAGCAGAAGCTGTTCCTCCTGACCACGTCCCTGCCGCCTTTCTGTG CCCACCACATCCTGCTGGTCATGGAGGTCTCCGCCCTGAGTACAAGCGCCCAAGTGGAAGTCACGCTGACGACCGGCAACCTGGCCACCCAGCAGCTACTCCGGCTGTGA
- the hsd3b1 gene encoding hydroxy-delta-5-steroid dehydrogenase, 3 beta- and steroid delta-isomerase 1 yields MSLASQVCVVTGACGFLGQRLIRLILAQEKVAEIRLLDRTIQAQLLQSLDECRGGTKLSVFEGDIRDGDFLRRACRGASLVFHMASIIDVINAVDPSEIYAVNVKGTQLLLEACIEENVASFIYTSTIEVMGPNPEGEPIFNGDEDTVYKSSLKFAYSKTKKEAEERTLQANGEALPGGGRLATCALRPMYIYGENCRFLLGHMVDGLRNGDLLYRTSLPEAKVNPVYVGNVAAAHLQAARSLQDPQRRNEVGGKFYFVSDDTPHVSYSDFNHVMMSPLGFRIQEKLMVPLRFFYIVCFIWEMACMMLRPFRRVVPPINRQLLTMLNTPFSFSYKKARTELGYTPQYTWQEARKNTVEWLAERLPKERQKLWSM; encoded by the exons ATGTCTCTGGCCAGCCAAGTGTGCGTGGTGACGGGAGCCTGCGGATTCCTGGGACAGAGGCTGATCCGGCTCATCCTGGCCCAGGAAAAGGTGGCTGAGATCCGCCTGCTGGACCGGACCATCCAAGCCCAGCTGCTCCAAAGTCTGGACG AATGCAGAGGCGGCACCAAGCTGAGCGTTTTCGAGGGGGACATCCGGGACGGCGACTTCCTGAGGCGAGCCTGTCGGGGGGCGTCGCTGGTCTTCCACATGGCGTCCATCATCGACGTGATAAACGCCGTGGATCCCAGCGAGATCTACGCCGTCAATGTCAAAG GAACCCAGCTGCTCCTGGAAGCGTGCATCGAAGAGAACGTGGCGTCCTTCATCTACACCAGCACCATCGAGGTGATGGGCCCCAACCCTGAAGGCGAGCCCATCTTCAACGGCGATGAGGACACGGTGTACAAAAGCTCCCTGAAGTTCGCCTACAGCAAGACCAAGAAGGAGGCAGAGGAAAGAACCCTGCAGGCTAACGGCGAGGCGCTCCCCGGCGGGGGCCGGCTGGCCACCTGCGCCCTGAGGCCCATGTACATCTACGGAGAAAACTGCCGCTTCCTGCTGGGCCACATGGTGGACGGACTGAGGAACGGGGACCTTCTCTACAGGACGTCCCTGCCCGAGGCCAAAGTCAACCCCGTCTATGTTGGCAACGTGGCCGCCGCCCACCTCCAAGCCGCCCGCAGCCTCCAAGACCCCCAGAGGAGAAATGAGGTCGGGGGAAAGTTTTACTTTGTTTCCGACGACACGCCGCACGTCAGCTACTCCGACTTCAACCACGTGATGATGTCGCCGCTGGGCTTCCGTATCCAAGAGAAGCTCATGGTGCCTCTGCGCTTCTTCTACATCGTCTGCTTCATCTGGGAGATGGCGTGCATGATGCTGCGCCCCTTCCGCCGCGTGGTGCCGCCCATAAACCGCCAGCTGCTCACCATGCTCAACACGCCCTTCAGCTTCTCCTACAAGAAGGCCCGAACCGAGCTGGGCTACACGCCCCAGTACACCTGGCAGGAGGCCCGCAAGAACACCGTGGAATGGCTCGCCGAGCGGCTGCCCAAAGAACGACAGAAGCTGTGGAGCATGTGA
- the popdc2 gene encoding popeye domain-containing 2 isoform X2, whose translation MSGEDWTLLDRLFSAPVCNGWSNDTEGAIYHLGNTMLFLGYMGGSGAYGCLFIFGFLTPSFLCLTLWGWLTVCGLDVATWNLLLLLACLGQICHLLYRLHQEGLPGEEMNALYQDVYLPLGVPVQVFKEIAAAFENKVLEMKAGETYAVEGKTPIEQLSFLLSGRINVSLEGQFLHYIHPHQFLDSPEWESLRPNEEGKFQVTLTAEEDSRYISWRRRRLFSLLSKERYVARLFSVMLGFDIAEKLYNLNNKLYIKSGVLLDIRLPSLYHVLAPSSQSSDDGGGPPKEPQGQAPAPQRWELDQSHPSQPRPQGQEKTSVDEPPQQEHLQNPWVSDPEMPSGGGSDRTRAPRFQRSVRAPLAPTDTPKL comes from the exons ATGAGCGGGGAGGACTGGACCCTGCTGGACCGCTTGTTCTCCGCTCCGGTCTGCAACGGCTGGAGCAACGACACAGAGGGTGCCATCTACCACCTGGGCAACACCATGCTCTTCCTGGGCTACATGGGGGGCAGCGGGGCCTACGGCTGCCTCTTCATCTTCGGCTTCCTCACCCCCTCCTTCCTGTGCCTGACCCTGTGGGGCTGGCTGACCGTGTGCGGCCTGGACGTCGCCACCTGGAACCTGCTCCTGCTGCTGGCCTGCCTGGGCCAGATCTGCCACCTCCTGTACCGCCTGCACCAGGAGGGCCTCCCCGGCGAGGAGATGAACGCCCTCTACCAGGACGTCTACCTGCCGCTGGGCGTGCCCGTCCAGGTCTTTAAGGAGATAGCGGCCGCCTTCGAGAACAAGGTGCTGGAGATGAAGGCTGGGGAGACGTACGCCGTGGAAGGCAAGACGCCCATCGAGCAGCTTTCCTTCTTGCTGTCTGGGAG GATCAACGTATCTCTGGAGGGTCAGTTCCTGCACTACATCCACCCGCACCAGTTCCTGGACTCCCCCGAGTGGGAGTCTCTGAGGCCCAACGAGGAGGGAAAGTTCCAG GTCACACTGACAGCAGAGGAAGACTCCCGCTACATTTCctggcgccgccgccgcctcttCTCGCTGCTCTCCAAGGAGCGCTACGTGGCCCGTCTCTTCTCCGTCATGCTGGGCTTCGACATCGCAGAGAAGCTCTACAACCTCAACAACAAGCTCTACATCAAGAGCGGCGTGCTGCTGGACATCCGCCTGCCCAGCCTCTACCACGTGCTGGCGCCCTCCTCGCAGAGCAGCGACGACGGCGGCGGCCCCCCAAAAGAGCCTCAGGGTCAAGCACCGGCCCCGCAGAGGTGGGAACTCGACCAGTCTCACCCTTCCCAGCCACGGCCCCAGGGACAAGAGAAGACCTCCGTGGACGAACCCCCCCAACAGGAGCACCTCCAGAACCCGTGGGTGTCGGACCCCGAGATGCCCTCCG GGGGCGGCAGCGACAGGACTCGGGCTCCTCGCTTCCAGAGGAGCGTCCGGGCGCCGCTAGCTCCGACCGACACGCCCAAACTGTGA